Proteins encoded together in one Megalopta genalis isolate 19385.01 unplaced genomic scaffold, iyMegGena1_principal scaffold0098, whole genome shotgun sequence window:
- the LOC143262214 gene encoding uncharacterized protein LOC143262214 — MSINGISCNTRSDLSLKVNVVLEAEFVLRNEVSYVKDVVPTLLTSIEEFQERGSGWALSKILHLMVNSNKYQPLQAGCQVSVPRTVQLKKAVLNVYSDDDNACFYWAVVASLYPAKNNLNRTSSYPHYSDVLHTEGFQLPMLFKDIPKFEKANDVSVNVFEWGGEQERCQTLHLTSRKREKHEFISSGFISDQHAAQQAYLRSEKLNIHEIDCSRMNECALKLPTENDKWLKFKNYAYKEPTPFVIYADLECLLEKQEDQGHGAYCRYQHHHAFSVGYYLHCRYDSSLSEYRAYRDEKGCIAWFASKLHELSCKLQPVFDRTVPMASLTAAQISTFRTATYCHVCEEPLGAYRCPAHSRCNLSYQSSYVIPVVFHNLSGYDAHFSTKELANAFEGEIDALPLTKEKYISFTKHSKRNKDVIKKSWKKCIKFRFIDSFKFLNSSLDKLSSYLDKSDLRIVRSQFNCLSNDDFHLLTRKGVFPYDYVSIYDKLSDTCLPPREAFYNQLCDSEISDVDYCHANEVWSRFAHYYTLPGFAWDAMLKLTKIELELFTDVDMLLFV; from the exons TGTCGTTAAAAGTGAACGTAGTATTGGAGGCAGAATTTGTGCTGCGCAACGaggtttcg TACGTGAAAGATGTTGTACCAACGCTTTTGACATCGATAGAAGAGTTTCAAGAACGAGGCAGTGGATGGGCGTTATCGaagatcctgcatttgatggtgaatTCCAACAAGTATCAGCCGTTACAAGCAGGTTGTCAGGTATCCGTGCCTCGAACAGTGCAATTAAAGAAAGCAGTCCTCAATGTGTACAGTGACGACGATAATGCATGTTTCTATTGGGCAGTGGTGGCAAGCCTCTATCcagctaaaaataatttgaatcgcaCATCATCCTATCCGCATTACAGCGATGTGCTCCACACCGAGGGATTCCAATTGCCGATGTTGTTCAAGGACATACCAAAGTTCGAAAAAGCGAATGACGTTTCCGTGAACGTGTTCGAATGGGGAGGGGAACAAGAAAGATGTCAGACGTTGCATTTGACCTCAAGGAAGCGGGAGAAACAT GAATTCATCTCGTCTGGTTTCATCTCAGATCAGCACGCAGCACAACAAGCATATTTGCGATCG gaaaaattgAACATTCACGAAATCGACTGcagtcgaatgaacgaatgtgctTTGAAACTTCCGACGGAAAACGATAAGTGGCTGAAGTTCAAGAATTATGCGTACAAGGAACCGACACCGTTCGTTATCTACGCAGACTTGGAATGCCTGCTGGAGAAACAGGAAGATCAAGGTCATGGAGCTTACTGTAGATATCAACATCACCATGCCTTCAGCGTAGGCTACTACCTCCATTGTCGATACGACAGTTCGTTGAGCGAGTATCGGGCTTATCGTGATGAGAAgggttgtatcgcatggtttgcaTCGAAGTTGCACGAGTTGAGCTGTAAATTGCAGCCGGTGTTTGATCGAACGGTTCCAATGGCTTCGTTGACCGCCGCGCAAATCTCAACTTTTCGTACCGCCACGTATTGTCACGTGTGCGAAGAACCACTCG GTGCGTATCGGTGTCCGGCGCACAGCCGTTGCAATCTGAGCTATCAATCCTCGTACGTGATACCGGTGGTTTTTCACAATTTGTCCGGCTACGACGCACACTTTTCTACCAAAGAATTGGCAAACGCGTTCGAAGGTGAAATAGACGCGTTACCGCTGACGAAAGAGAAgtacatttctttcacgaaacacAGTAAGAGGAATAAAGATGTGATCAAAAAATCGTGGAAGAAGTGCATAAAGTTTCGGTTCATCGATTCGTTCAAGTTCTTGAATTCGAGTCTGGACAAGTTGTCGTCGTACTTGGACAAGAGTGACTTGCGTATCGTGAGGAGCCAATTCAATTGTCTTTCGAACGATGATTTTCATCTTCTAACCAGGAAAGGCGTTTTCCCATACGACTATGTATCGATCTATGACAAATTAAGCGACACTTGTTTACCACCGCGCGAAGCATTTTATAATCAGTTATGCGACAGCGAGATATCCGACGTCGACTATTGTCACGCGAACGaagtttggtcacgtttcg CGCACTATTATACGTTGCCCGGTTTCGCGTGGGACGCGATGCTAAAATTGACGAAGATCGAGTTGGAATTGTTCACCGACGTTGACATGCTTTTGTTCGTGTAG